One genomic segment of Rivularia sp. PCC 7116 includes these proteins:
- a CDS encoding ShlB/FhaC/HecB family hemolysin secretion/activation protein, whose protein sequence is MGTYRPFQQFCLTFISWLSISQLAVFAQSAPPSGVTIPPNAPERIEETIPKPSPTLPAKPPTPTNPILRSPTQENIPNTTFPSGTTFFVREIQIQGNSVLEDEINQLKQPLENKKIAFEQLLELRSQITQLYAENGYISSGAFIPNNQDVADGIVQIQVVEGELEGITISGLQRLRKSYVRSRIQRLAGKPLNQNRLEQALQLLQIDPVIERVNAELTAGSVPGNNILQIQITEAPAFHAGVNFANNQSPSVGSEQASVFVAHDNLLGFGDEISAEYGVTEGLDVYSFNYSIPINALDGTVGVRFSNSDSKIIEDEFNDLDIRSETETLSFNLRQPLVYTPDSEFALGLAFDLRRSQTFILDDIPFSFTEGPEEGESKLSVIRFSQDWLQRNTNSVLAARSQFSVGIDAFDATVNDSGTDARFFAWVGQFQWVQRLSPRILMLAKVNTQLTGDSLLSAEKISIGGVDTIRGYRQNQVVTDSGVVGGVEVRIPLASEVETLQLIPFFDIGTGWNNRGENPDPQTLASLGLGLQWQPLRGLGLRADYGIPLVGRGESGDSLSENGFNFSVRYQPF, encoded by the coding sequence ATGGGAACCTACCGACCGTTTCAACAGTTTTGTTTAACATTCATTTCCTGGCTTAGTATTTCTCAATTAGCCGTATTCGCACAATCGGCACCTCCATCTGGAGTGACAATTCCTCCCAATGCACCAGAGAGAATAGAAGAAACTATTCCTAAACCGTCACCAACCTTACCAGCAAAACCACCTACACCAACCAATCCCATACTGCGATCGCCAACTCAAGAAAATATACCTAATACAACTTTTCCTAGCGGTACAACTTTCTTTGTTAGAGAAATTCAAATACAAGGAAACTCTGTTTTAGAAGATGAAATAAATCAGCTAAAACAGCCTTTAGAAAATAAGAAAATCGCATTCGAGCAGCTATTAGAATTACGCTCTCAAATCACCCAACTTTATGCTGAAAATGGCTACATCAGCAGCGGTGCTTTTATTCCCAACAATCAAGATGTTGCTGACGGTATAGTACAAATTCAGGTGGTAGAAGGTGAACTCGAAGGGATTACGATTAGTGGATTGCAAAGGTTGCGAAAAAGCTATGTGCGTTCTCGAATTCAAAGACTTGCTGGCAAACCTTTAAACCAAAATCGTCTCGAACAAGCATTACAACTATTACAAATAGATCCCGTTATCGAGCGAGTTAATGCCGAGTTAACCGCAGGAAGCGTACCGGGAAACAATATTTTACAGATACAAATTACTGAAGCCCCAGCATTCCACGCTGGGGTTAATTTTGCAAATAACCAATCCCCCAGCGTTGGCTCCGAACAAGCAAGTGTTTTTGTTGCTCACGATAACTTATTAGGATTTGGGGATGAAATCAGCGCTGAATATGGTGTTACCGAAGGCTTAGACGTTTACAGTTTCAACTATTCCATTCCCATTAATGCCCTCGACGGAACAGTTGGTGTCCGCTTCAGCAACAGCGATAGCAAAATAATTGAAGACGAATTTAACGACTTAGATATCCGTAGCGAAACCGAAACCCTTTCCTTCAACCTGCGACAACCGCTAGTTTATACCCCAGACAGCGAATTTGCTTTGGGCTTAGCCTTTGATTTACGACGTTCTCAAACATTTATATTAGATGATATCCCCTTTTCCTTCACAGAAGGACCAGAAGAAGGAGAATCAAAACTCAGCGTAATTCGGTTTTCCCAAGATTGGTTACAGCGTAATACTAATAGTGTTTTAGCAGCACGATCGCAATTTAGCGTTGGCATCGATGCCTTTGATGCCACAGTCAACGATTCCGGTACAGACGCGCGTTTTTTCGCTTGGGTAGGACAATTCCAATGGGTACAAAGATTATCTCCCCGAATTTTGATGCTTGCCAAAGTGAATACTCAACTGACTGGTGATTCCTTACTTTCCGCAGAAAAAATCAGCATTGGGGGAGTAGATACAATTCGTGGATATCGTCAAAATCAAGTAGTCACCGACAGCGGAGTAGTTGGAGGTGTGGAAGTTAGGATTCCCCTGGCATCGGAAGTAGAAACTCTACAGTTAATCCCATTTTTTGATATTGGTACCGGTTGGAACAATCGTGGCGAAAATCCCGATCCACAAACTCTTGCTAGTTTAGGATTGGGATTGCAATGGCAACCTTTGAGAGGATTGGGATTGCGAGCAGATTACGGTATTCCATTAGTTGGAAGAGGCGAAAGTGGTGATTCGCTCTCCGAAAATGGGTTTAATTTTTCAGTTAGATATCAGCCGTTTTAA
- a CDS encoding filamentous hemagglutinin N-terminal domain-containing protein, with amino-acid sequence MKGIYWLGLGIAAFQAFLISPCFAQSSNIVPDNSLDAESSQVTENFQGLPVERITGGAERGINLFHSFREFNVSEERGAYFFSPNAEIQNILTRVTGRNPSEILGTLGTFGSSQPNLFLINPNGIVFGENASLDVGGSFVASTANGINLGETGLFSATEPTTSNLLSVNPSALFFNAVNNQAEIVNRSRATSTVLGSAENGDANRPINGLQVLDGKSLLLVGGNVSLDGGRLFAPGGRVELGGLTGAGEVGLGVDENLQLNYPVNLAKANVLLENDGAINVDGDRAGDVRIEGNNVNLNRVSSIVSFTGNQDGGEILIRADKLELTENSRIATNTVGTGKSGDITIETGSFTTQENSLIFSTSFLAPGKTGNIHLKAKNSVNIFNSGGIFTLALGRGDGITTGSGGNISIETKDLTLQNGNIAVSTFLGQGNAGDLTIKATNSVNSIGSLITTSSLGAGVGGSIFIETKKLNVENGANILSSVVDPSNFDFSTVNPRFSSPEAIAFINDLIATINPENVGKANSGNLTITASDSVKVSGESANGNASVLSTETSGAGNAGTLEIDTNKLFLTDGGNVSVSTALNSQGKGGDLVVNAGDSVEISGTLANEQFRSGLFASTLGTGDAGEIQITTNKLLLNGGGVISGITNNSGKGGNLIVTATESVEVEGSSKNNFLPSALTTDTFSVGDAGNLKIDTGSLVIKDGGNVSVSTALNSQGKGGNLIVNAGDSVEIIGTIANEQFSSGLFAATQGTGDAGEVEVITNKLKIRNGGIISATTTNQGNGGNLIVRATESVEIEGSSKNNFLSSGLTTDTFGIRNAGNLKIDTGRLVIKDGGAVSVSTRPNSQGKGGNLIVNAGDSVEISGTTANEQFSSGLFAATQGIGDAGEVEVITNKLKIRNGGIISATTTNQGNGGNLIVRATESAEIEGSSKNNLLFSALRTETFGAGDAGNLKFDVGSLSLRDDAQLAASTFGTGDAGNVTVAAKDSVFLTGKAGILSTVESGSTGKGGNIDINATSLSLEEGGQLLAFTRGASNGKPPGRGNAGSVNIDVVDAVTITGRKDIFNSGILTGMDTGTKGDGGNINIKSGSFDLTGGAAIVTSTDSKGNAGNVKINARESVLIRDPDNAIFTTVEENGEGKGGNIEINTASFSVLNASGVTAETKGQGTAGNITINATDSVTISGTVPGFIAGLYTAAIEPFGKNLGDTGDIKVNSPKIVLDNDGTINAESASGNGGNINLTSDLLLMRRSAQISTNAGTAQQGGDGGNIDINSKFIVALPQENSDITANAFSGTGGNVDILSQGIFGIEPRQKESDLTSDITASSDLGVPGVLNLTDPDDSNIRNNLDDLPDNQIDTDALIANSCISRGTKRQENSFTITGSGGLRKSPGDELVSQYSTGEVRSVEPTSRTWKKGDRIVEPTGVYKLSDGKVLLSRDCG; translated from the coding sequence GTGAAGGGTATTTACTGGTTGGGATTGGGTATAGCTGCATTTCAAGCATTTTTGATTAGCCCATGTTTTGCTCAAAGTAGTAATATTGTTCCTGACAATTCTCTTGATGCTGAATCTTCTCAAGTGACAGAAAATTTTCAAGGATTACCAGTAGAAAGAATAACTGGTGGAGCAGAGCGAGGAATTAATCTTTTCCACAGTTTTCGGGAATTTAATGTTAGTGAGGAAAGAGGAGCATATTTCTTTAGCCCGAATGCAGAAATACAGAATATCTTAACGCGAGTAACTGGTAGAAATCCTTCAGAAATTTTAGGCACTTTGGGTACTTTTGGGAGCTCACAGCCGAATTTATTTTTAATTAATCCCAATGGGATTGTATTTGGAGAAAATGCCAGTTTAGATGTGGGTGGTTCGTTTGTAGCGAGTACGGCGAATGGAATTAATTTGGGAGAAACGGGATTATTTAGTGCGACTGAACCTACGACAAGTAATTTACTTTCAGTTAACCCATCTGCATTGTTTTTTAATGCTGTTAATAATCAAGCAGAAATAGTAAATCGTTCGAGAGCGACAAGTACGGTGTTGGGAAGTGCTGAGAATGGCGATGCAAATCGTCCGATAAATGGTTTGCAGGTTTTGGATGGAAAGAGTTTGTTGTTAGTTGGTGGTAACGTCAGTTTGGATGGTGGGAGGTTATTTGCTCCTGGTGGGAGAGTTGAGTTGGGGGGATTGACGGGAGCGGGAGAGGTTGGATTGGGTGTTGATGAGAATTTGCAATTAAATTACCCTGTTAACCTCGCAAAAGCAAATGTACTGCTTGAGAATGATGGTGCGATAAATGTTGATGGCGATCGCGCTGGTGATGTTCGCATAGAAGGTAACAATGTTAATCTCAACAGAGTTTCAAGTATTGTTTCATTCACAGGAAATCAAGATGGTGGCGAAATTTTAATCCGCGCCGATAAATTAGAGCTTACAGAAAACTCCCGTATCGCTACAAACACAGTTGGTACCGGAAAAAGTGGGGATATCACAATTGAAACTGGCAGCTTTACAACCCAAGAAAATTCTTTAATTTTCAGTACTTCTTTTTTAGCACCTGGAAAAACAGGAAATATTCACTTAAAAGCAAAGAATTCTGTCAATATATTCAATAGTGGTGGAATATTTACACTCGCATTGGGAAGGGGAGATGGAATAACAACAGGAAGCGGAGGTAATATTTCGATTGAAACTAAAGACTTAACCCTGCAAAATGGGAATATAGCTGTTAGTACTTTTTTAGGTCAAGGAAATGCTGGTGATCTGACAATTAAAGCAACTAACTCCGTAAATTCAATCGGTAGTTTAATAACTACATCATCGCTTGGTGCCGGTGTTGGAGGTTCTATTTTTATTGAAACAAAAAAATTGAATGTTGAAAATGGAGCAAATATACTCAGCAGTGTTGTTGACCCTAGCAACTTTGACTTTAGCACGGTAAATCCCCGATTTTCTTCTCCTGAAGCCATTGCTTTTATTAACGATCTGATTGCCACTATAAATCCAGAAAATGTGGGTAAAGCTAATTCAGGTAATTTGACAATTACTGCTTCGGACTCGGTAAAAGTTAGTGGAGAGTCGGCGAATGGTAATGCCAGTGTCTTATCAACAGAAACCTCTGGCGCTGGAAATGCTGGAACTTTAGAAATAGACACTAATAAATTATTTCTTACTGATGGGGGAAATGTCTCTGTTAGTACTGCTCTAAATAGTCAAGGGAAGGGAGGAGATCTAGTTGTTAATGCTGGTGATTCAGTGGAAATAAGTGGAACGCTTGCGAATGAACAATTTAGGAGTGGTTTGTTTGCTTCTACTCTAGGAACCGGTGATGCTGGAGAAATTCAAATTACAACAAATAAATTATTACTCAATGGTGGGGGAGTAATATCAGGAATTACGAATAATTCAGGTAAAGGTGGAAATTTAATAGTTACAGCAACTGAATCCGTAGAAGTTGAAGGTAGTTCAAAAAACAATTTCTTACCTAGTGCTTTAACAACTGATACTTTCAGCGTAGGAGATGCAGGAAATTTGAAAATAGATACCGGGAGTTTAGTTATTAAAGATGGGGGAAATGTCTCGGTTAGTACTGCTCTAAATAGTCAAGGGAAGGGAGGAAATCTAATTGTTAATGCTGGTGATTCAGTGGAAATAATTGGAACTATTGCGAATGAACAATTTAGTAGTGGTTTGTTTGCTGCTACTCAAGGAACTGGTGATGCTGGGGAAGTTGAAGTTATAACCAATAAATTAAAAATCCGCAATGGGGGAATAATATCAGCAACTACTACCAACCAAGGCAATGGTGGAAATTTAATAGTTAGAGCAACTGAATCCGTAGAAATTGAAGGTAGTTCAAAGAATAATTTCTTATCGAGTGGTTTAACAACTGATACTTTTGGTATACGAAATGCAGGAAACTTGAAAATTGATACTGGGCGCTTAGTTATTAAAGATGGGGGAGCTGTCTCGGTTAGTACTCGTCCAAATAGTCAAGGGAAGGGAGGAAATCTAATTGTTAATGCTGGTGATTCAGTGGAAATAAGTGGAACCACTGCGAATGAACAATTTAGTAGTGGTTTGTTTGCTGCGACTCAAGGAATTGGTGACGCTGGGGAAGTTGAAGTCATAACCAATAAATTAAAAATCCGCAATGGGGGAATAATATCAGCAACTACTACCAACCAAGGCAATGGTGGAAATTTAATAGTTAGAGCAACTGAATCCGCAGAAATTGAAGGTAGTTCAAAAAATAATTTATTATTCAGTGCTTTGAGAACTGAAACTTTTGGTGCAGGAGATGCGGGAAACTTAAAATTTGATGTAGGCTCCTTATCGTTACGTGATGATGCTCAACTTGCAGCTTCAACATTTGGAACAGGAGATGCGGGAAATGTAACGGTAGCCGCAAAAGATAGTGTTTTTCTGACGGGTAAGGCAGGCATCCTCAGCACGGTTGAATCTGGGAGTACAGGTAAAGGTGGCAATATTGACATAAATGCGACTTCTCTATCTTTGGAAGAAGGTGGTCAATTACTGGCTTTTACTCGTGGTGCATCTAATGGCAAGCCGCCAGGGCGAGGAAATGCAGGAAGTGTCAATATTGATGTTGTGGACGCAGTAACCATTACTGGTAGGAAAGATATTTTTAATAGTGGTATTCTCACAGGTATGGATACGGGGACAAAAGGAGATGGAGGAAACATTAATATAAAATCGGGTTCTTTTGACTTAACTGGTGGCGCAGCGATTGTCACTAGCACAGATAGTAAAGGTAATGCAGGTAATGTAAAGATAAATGCTAGAGAATCAGTTCTTATTAGAGATCCTGACAATGCCATTTTCACTACAGTTGAAGAAAATGGTGAGGGTAAAGGTGGAAATATTGAAATTAACACCGCATCTTTCTCTGTATTAAATGCATCAGGAGTAACAGCAGAGACAAAGGGACAAGGAACTGCGGGTAATATTACAATTAACGCTACTGATTCTGTAACCATTTCTGGAACAGTTCCCGGTTTTATCGCTGGCTTGTATACAGCTGCAATAGAACCATTCGGAAAAAATCTGGGAGATACAGGCGATATAAAAGTTAACTCTCCTAAAATAGTCCTAGACAATGACGGAACAATTAACGCCGAATCAGCATCCGGCAACGGCGGCAACATCAACCTCACCAGCGACTTGCTCCTCATGCGTCGCAGCGCTCAAATTTCCACCAACGCTGGTACAGCCCAACAAGGCGGCGACGGCGGAAACATTGACATCAACTCAAAATTCATAGTTGCTCTCCCCCAAGAAAACAGCGATATCACCGCCAATGCTTTCAGCGGTACTGGTGGCAACGTTGACATTCTCTCTCAAGGAATCTTCGGTATAGAACCCCGTCAAAAAGAAAGTGATTTAACAAGCGATATTACAGCCAGTTCTGATTTAGGAGTTCCTGGAGTTCTTAATCTCACCGATCCAGATGATAGCAATATCCGCAACAACCTCGACGACTTACCCGATAACCAAATTGATACAGACGCTTTAATTGCTAATAGCTGTATTTCACGCGGCACAAAACGCCAAGAGAACTCTTTTACCATTACGGGTTCCGGTGGTTTACGCAAAAGTCCAGGGGATGAATTAGTTTCGCAATATTCCACTGGTGAGGTTAGAAGTGTTGAACCAACATCTCGTACTTGGAAAAAAGGCGATCGCATTGTTGAACCAACAGGAGTTTATAAGTTGTCGGATGGAAAAGTTTTATTGAGTCGGGATTGCGGTTAG
- a CDS encoding Mo-dependent nitrogenase C-terminal domain-containing protein, whose protein sequence is MTDFTQHKSQHDLLYPIRQWLEAIEVHNLKLARLLCKVIPSQCPFERDVMVFGNKQIHIPPMCKLNPLYEELVGLRFKALCFLAEN, encoded by the coding sequence ATGACTGACTTTACACAACACAAATCACAGCATGATTTACTGTACCCCATTCGTCAGTGGTTGGAAGCTATCGAAGTTCACAATCTTAAACTAGCTCGCTTACTCTGCAAAGTTATCCCTTCACAATGTCCCTTTGAACGCGATGTTATGGTTTTTGGCAACAAGCAAATTCATATTCCTCCTATGTGCAAGCTAAATCCTTTGTATGAAGAACTCGTGGGTTTGCGTTTTAAGGCTCTGTGCTTCCTTGCAGAGAATTGA
- a CDS encoding filamentous hemagglutinin N-terminal domain-containing protein — translation MKGIYWFELLGMASFQAFIINPCFAQSSNIVPDNSLGMESSQVVENIQLQGLPVEEIKGGARRGINLFHSFREFNVREGRGAYFLSPNAEIQNILARVTGNNRSDILGTLGTFGHSQPNLFLINPSGILFGEKASLDVGGSFVATTANGLQFGEQGLFTATIPEAPPLLTVNPSALWFNRISSGDITVRSMQPTGTSPSGIKLVGLRVPDSRSLLLVGGNVIFEGGQSSALGGRIELGGLKASGSIALQVNNQILKLNFPQNISLANASLPPPNNLLVALSTSLLKTSAYWATAILLPMSSVVRVVVETFPSQPIQLLLLMTAIFFLLLAMEKAVILNSTQKASSVNPFIVQILQLQMQII, via the coding sequence GTGAAGGGTATTTACTGGTTTGAACTTTTGGGTATGGCTTCATTTCAGGCATTTATTATCAACCCATGTTTTGCTCAAAGTAGTAATATTGTTCCTGACAATTCCCTTGGGATGGAATCTTCTCAAGTTGTTGAAAATATTCAATTACAAGGATTACCTGTAGAAGAAATAAAAGGTGGAGCGCGGCGAGGGATTAATTTATTTCATAGCTTTCGAGAATTTAATGTTAGGGAGGGAAGAGGAGCATATTTTTTGAGTCCAAATGCAGAAATACAGAATATTTTGGCGCGAGTCACGGGAAATAACCGTTCTGATATTTTAGGAACCTTGGGTACTTTTGGACATTCCCAACCAAATTTGTTTTTGATTAATCCTTCAGGGATTTTGTTTGGTGAGAAAGCAAGTTTGGATGTAGGTGGTTCTTTTGTGGCAACGACTGCGAATGGATTGCAGTTTGGGGAACAGGGTTTGTTTACTGCGACGATTCCTGAAGCACCACCGTTGTTAACGGTAAATCCTTCAGCTTTGTGGTTTAATCGGATTTCTTCTGGTGATATTACAGTTCGCTCTATGCAACCGACAGGTACTAGCCCTTCAGGTATTAAGCTAGTAGGGCTAAGGGTTCCAGACTCTCGTAGTTTATTGTTGGTAGGTGGTAATGTAATCTTTGAAGGTGGACAATCAAGTGCTTTAGGTGGTCGGATAGAATTAGGAGGATTAAAAGCATCGGGAAGTATAGCTCTACAGGTAAATAATCAAATTCTCAAGCTTAATTTTCCTCAAAACATTTCACTGGCTAATGCATCTCTACCACCTCCGAACAATCTTCTGGTGGCGCTATCAACATCACTGCTCAAGACATCCGCTTATTGGGCGACAGCGATATTGTTACCAATGTCTTCAGTGGTGCGGGTGGTGGTGGAAACATTTCCCTCACAGCCAATACAATTATTGCTCTTGATGACAGCGATATTCTTTCTTTTGCTCGCGATGGAAAAGGCGGTGATATTAAATTCAACACAAAAGGCTTCTTCAGTAAACCCCTTTATCGTGCAAATTCTCCAACTACAGATGCAAATAATTTAG